One stretch of Xiphophorus maculatus strain JP 163 A chromosome 19, X_maculatus-5.0-male, whole genome shotgun sequence DNA includes these proteins:
- the LOC102235553 gene encoding afadin-like yields the protein MPEAKEREKLAEAISQWNSDRLDLFEISQPDEDLVFHGVIRFSFEDHKEEGSVATKCLRVCSSLTTREVIETLSEKFRPDMKMLSTKYSLYEIHADQERRLDLDERPLVVQLSWTSDNREGQFVLKKDQERLEESYYEKEKEGLLQTIKRTLSRKGKKKEESRASGAERASEGEDGPAEDLLNNSDRSSSLEPLRRCEKHKRNQIPEDSSDQPGLPVRVKICDDAEEPFLSAVINYTNSSTVHFKLSPAYTLYAASRFALRRRRSGGSPSSASTHPVTSITNKMATMMGKVIQRHRAVAGVLAFWLANSSELLNFLKNDKDLGPFTKQSQLDLSHQVHNAYSFLLRCLQGELRKHLPTFLTDPERHGALPAGIEMVLDTLMNAMSLLRRCRVSPALTIQLFSQLFHFISAWLFNQLMAPEPGTPGLRSHYWGAALRQRLTPIEAWAERQGLELAADCHLGHITQATTLLTMNKYSASDAKDIQTSCFKLNSLQLRMLMDGYMYGPSEPQIPPDLTDAVAKAAKASADSLIHSDGGALRATESLDLLLPFLLPQGGYSCETLRGVPQGFREFLEPICQKGLCCLTSVADSQGDWTLHFTENTHTDGDFYLAAHRQPEVEKVTLHKPLNSGMGVSIVAAKGAGQSDLGIYVKSVVRGGPAEMSGKLAAGDQLLSVDGHSLVGLSQDSAAAIMMRTGPVVSLQVEKFAAIYRGLGNLLNESSPENETSSSHLRLDGVSTLYCVVDLSPSERNHGGRKRNKDQRTQKYRQLYRSDPNVTAGFCPEDQGELFDPGVRGNGFSSVSSDNLCADTHPREYLTLPNSKSQDKSDFEPKRPTQPFTMAVNPSSEQSDGRRGFMRHAVSQESLCADAGGPLLGQKQNALTQRNQSSSQSTNFCRSVALRSSVSTHYVPSDRKQPPRSPAGVWRNPFSQQATPTPSVRPIRIDIPVAVSRAGGAQSNPPLTTFQPSPSVLNRLRKASEQTKSSPSRACPSSAAKALLQPLVLWQQQRSEKPRLCITPTKPVSFQEPPSERKGSGPGGQSDPQVLLRGPWRREVQEVVERLEREARQLRAKEQQSDEEDRLRRLDLEWRFQKRVQEIQQRGEGEEEEEEEDLDVMMILQQLDRTSENKIGSVGNINRKQNEEEKHGGNQHSYKQEGKPDHRENGLKAASDEKPAEKIKMASAPEKLTLRERRRLFSLATSA from the exons ATGCCGGAGGCGAAGGAACGGGAGAAACTGGCCGAGGCCATCAGTCAGTGGAACAGCGACAGACTGGACTTGTTTGAGATCAGCCAACCTGACGAG GACCTGGTGTTTCATGGCGTGATCCGCTTCTCCTTCGAGGATCACAAAGAAGAAGGCAGCGTGGCCACAAAGTGCCTGCGGGTTTGCAGCAGCCTGACGACTCGCGAGGTCATTGAGACGCTTTCAGAGAAGTTCAGGCCGGATATGAAAATGCTGTCGACAAAATATTCTCTCTATGAGATCCACGCAGATCAAG AACGTAGGTTGGACCTGGATGAGAGACCTCTGGTCGTACAGTTGAGCTGGACCTCGGACAACCGAGAAGGGCAGTTTGTGCTCAAAAAAGACCAGGAGAGATTGGAG GAAAGTTattatgagaaagaaaaagaaggccTTCTTCAAACCATCAAGAGGACACTGTcaagaaaagggaaaaagaaagaggaaagcCGAGCCAGCGGAGCAGAGAGGGCGTCAGAGGGCGAGGACGG ACCAGCTGAAGATCTGCTGAACAACAGTGACCGCTCGTCCAGCCTTGAGCCTCTGAGACgttgtgaaaaacacaaaagaaatcaGATTCCTGAAG ACTCTTCAGATCAACCTGGATTACCGGTTAGAGTAAAGATCTGCGACGATG CCGAGGAGCCCTTCCTGTCCGCAGTCATAAATTACACCAACAGCTCCACGGTTCACTTCAAGCTGTCCCCCGCTTACACCCTCTACGCTGCGAGTCGCTTCGCCCTGCGGCGCCGGCGCAGCGGAGGCTCTCCGTCGTCTGCAAGCACGCACCCCGTAACGTcaatcacaaacaaaatggcCACCATGATGGGAAAGGTCATCCAG AGGCACCGGGCCGTCGCCGGGGTTCTCGCCTTCTGGTTGGCCAATTCCTCGGAGCTGCTGAACTTTCTGAAGAACGACAAAGACCTCGGCCCGTTCACGAAGCAAAGTCAGCTGGATCTGTCCCACCAGGTGCACAACGCCTACAG cTTCCTGCTCCGTTGCCTACAGGGTGAGTTGAGGAAACACCTACCAACTTTCCTCACTGATCCTGAGCGACACGGCGCTCTCCCAGCCGGCATAG AGATGGTGTTGGACACCTTGATGAACGCCATGTCTCTTCTGCGCCGGTGCCGCGTCAGCCCGGCCCTCACCATCCAGCTCTTCTCTCAGCTCTTCCACTTCATCAGCGCCTGGCTGTTTAATCAGCTCATGGCGCCAGAGCCCGGCACGCCGGGCCTGCGCTCTCACTACTGGGGGGCCGCACTGCGTCAGAGGCTGACCCCCATCGAGGCCTGGGCGGAGAGGCAGGGCCTGGAGCTGGCTGCCGACTGCCATCTGGGACACATAACGCAG GCGACCACGCTCCTGACAATGAATAAGTACTCGGCTTCGGACGCTAAGGACATCCAGACTTCCTGTTTCAAGCTGAACTCGCTGCAGCTGCGCATGCTGATGGACGGGTACATGTACGGACCTAGCGAGCCTCAGATCCCCCCT GACTTGACGGATGCCGTGGCGAAGGCTGCCAAGGCCTCGGCCGATAGCCTGATTCACAGCGACGGTGGCGCGCTCCGGGCGACGGAGAGCCTCGACCTGCTGCTGCCTTTCCTGCTGCCGCAGGGAGGATACTCCTGTGAGACGCTGAGAGGAGTCCCTCAGGGGTTCAGAGAGTTTCTGGAGCCAATCTGTCAGAAAG GTCTCTGCTGTTTGACATCTGTGGCTGATTCCCAAGGAGACTGGACGCtgcattttactgaaaacacacacaccgatGGGGATTTCTACTTG GCAGCGCACAGGCAGCCCGAGGTTGAGAAGGTCACTTTGCACAAGCCTCTGAACAGTGGGATGGGAGTCAGTATTGTGGCAGCCAAG GGAGCAGGCCAGAGTGACCTCGGCATCTACGTCAAATCTGTGGTCCGGGGAGGACCCGCCGAAATG AGCGGTAAGCTGGCAGCTGGAGATCAGCTGCTCAGTGTGGACGGTCACAGCCTGGTCGGACTCAGCCAAGACAG CGCAGCAGCCATCATGATGCGCACCGGCCCCGTCGTCAGCTTACAGGTGGAGAAGTTTGCAGCGATTTACCGAGGTCTCGGGAACCTACTGAACGAATCGTCCCCGGAAAACGAAACAAGCAGCAGCCATTTAAGACTGG ACGGCGTTTCCACACTATACTGCGTTGTGGATCTCAGCCCCTCGGAGAGAAACCACGGAGGCCGCAAGAGAAACAAAGACCAGAGGACGCAGAAATACCGACAGCTTTATCGCTCCGACCCCAACGTGACCG CTGGCTTTTGCCCGGAGGACCAAGGTGAACTCTTTGACCCCGGCGTGAGAGGAAATGGCTTTTCATCCGTTTCCAGCGACAACCTTTGCGCCGAT ACGCATCCCAGAGAATACCTGACGCTGCCGAACTCTAAGTCCCAGGACAAGTCTGATTTTGAGCCGAAGCGGCCGACTCAACCGTTTACGATGGCTGTGAATCCTTCAAGTGAGCAGAGCGACGGCAGGAGAGGCTTCATG CGTCACGCTGTGTCTCAGGAGAGCTTGTGCGCAGACGCTGGAGGCCCCCTGCTGGGCCAAAAGCAGAATGCGCTCACACAGAGGAACCAGAGTTCCAGTCAGTCGACAAATTTCTGCCGATCCGTTGCTCTCCGCTCAAGCGTTTCTACACACTACGTCCCGTCCGACCGCAAACAGCCGCCCCGGAGTCCGGCCGGCGTCTGGAGGAACCCGTTTTCGCAGCAGGCCACGCCTACGCCGTCGGTCCGGCCGATACGCATCGACATCCCCGTCGCCGTCTCCAGAGCAGGCGGCGCGCAGTCAAATCCTCCTCTCACCACCTTCCAGCCGAGCCCCTCTGTGCTGAACCGGCTCCGTAAAGCCAGTGAGCAGACAAAGAGCTCCCCAAGCCGAGCGTGTCCATCATCAGCGGCCAAGGCGCTGCTCCAGCCCTTGGTTCTCTGGCAGCAGCAGAGGTCAGAAAAACCCCGATTGTGCATCACTCCAACGAAGCCCGTTTCCTTCCAGGAGCCTCCGTCCGAGCGGAAGGGCTCGGGGCCGGGCGGCCAGAGCGACCCCCAGGTCCTGCTGCGTGGCCCCTGGAGGAGGGAGGTCCAGGAGGTGGTGGAGCGGCTGGAGAGGGAGGCACGGCAGCTCCGAGCCAAGGAGCAACAGAGCGACGAGGAGGACAGGCTGCGGAGGCTGGACCTGGAGTGGAGGTTTCAGAAGAGGGTGCAGGAGAttcagcagagaggagagggagaagaagaggaggaggaggaagatctGGACGTCATGATgatcctgcagcagctggacaGAACATCAGAG
- the LOC102235806 gene encoding solute carrier family 22 member 2-like, producing MANVDKLTEHIGDFGPFQKKMVVLGSLPLVLIAFEFVGVVFLGHTPDHWCWSPGSKQLLQECSWTEVKVREVTVPHGEEAGSFSRCQAFELEPKPEQMRGV from the coding sequence ATGGCGAATGTGGACAAACTCACGGAGCACATAGGAGACTTTGGACCCTTCCAGAAGAAGATGGTCGTACTTGGGTCTCTGCCATTGGTCCTCATTGCGTTCGAGTTTGTTGGAGTCGTCTTCCTGGGCCACACTCCGGACCACTGGTGTTGGAGCCCTGGGTCCAAGCAACTCCTGCAGGAGTGCAGCTGGACAGAGGTCAAGGTGCGAGAAGTTACCGTTCCCCACGGCGAAGAGGCCGGGTCTTTCAGCCGCTGCCAAGCGTTTGAACTTGAGCCAAAGCCGGAACAAATGCGAGGAGTTTGA
- the LOC102236061 gene encoding beta-taxilin-like, giving the protein MEACQESGPAPTGPGASPAEDRHIDLTEDLGQQLEDIISTYQAAQIPAEPEDIEEVTAAKEPDARKDQKLEKKMLKNLGKEAMQLMQSLNKLDTPEQKLETIIKKHAELLEEHRSDQKQMKTLQKKLLQVMKEKDQLQSEHSRAVLARSKLEGLCRELQRHNKTLKEETLQRCREDDLKRKEITTHFQGTLSDIQAQIEEHSSRNTTLCQENGALAEKLKALIAQYDQREANLEKVFKHRDLKEKLLETKLEQANLILKEAEGKHRLEKELLLKQVAEYKLQLRGLKEQETDMRSQLDMYSKKFDEFQGTVSKSNSVYSGFKQDMDKMAKKMKKLEKECHSWKTRFDSCNKNLIDMVADRTIKEKEFELLTIKNQKLESLCRALQEQRKNLCEQVQGAQPDKHPYEEAQKEGGEVPEIPTGQKEDHPAQDTGNPASAESLAQTTPLTQALAKLKAEQALLKEIAGSFTISHTAPTESADSQPHGLSEGIEGPKEMQAEESKHQDVHEDQSQEQRDREMESVD; this is encoded by the exons ATGGAGGCTTGTCAGGAGAGCGGCCCTGCCCCCACCGGTCCCGGAGCGTCTCCGGCCGAGGATCGCCACATTGACCTGACAGAGGACCTGGGCCAACAGCTGGAGGACATCATTAGCACCTACCAGGCAGCCCAGATTCCAGCTGAGCCAGAGGACATAGAGGAGGTCACAGCTGCCAAAGAGCCAGATGCCCGCAAGGACCAGAAACTAGAGAAGAAAATGCTCAAAAATCTAG GTAAGGAGGCCATGCAGCTCATGCAAAGTTTGAACAAACTCGACACTCCAGAGCAGAAACTGGAAACCATCATAAAGAAGCACGCTGAGCTG CTGGAGGAGCATCGCAGTGACCAGAAGCAGATGAAGACTCTGCAAAAGAAGCTGCTCCAAGTGATGAAGGAGAAGGACCAGCTGCAGAGCGAGCACAGCCGGGCGGTGCTGGCTCGCAGCAAACTGGAGGGGCTCTGCAGGGAGCTGCAAAGGCACAACAAGACCTTAAAG GAGGAGACGCTGCAGCGGTGCAGAGAAGACGACTTAAAGAGGAAAGAGATCACCACCCACTTCCAGGGGACCCTGAGCGACATCCAAGCCCAGATAGAGGAGCACAGCAGCCGCAACACCACGCTGTGTCAGGAGAACGGCGCCCTGGCAGAAAAACTCAAGGCCCTCATTGCACAATACGACCAGCGAGAGGCG AACTTGGAAAAAGTTTTCAAGCACAGAGATCTGAAGGAGAAACTTCTGGAAACCAAGCTAGAGCAGGCCAATCTGATCCTGAAGGAGGCCGAGGGGAAGCACAGGCTGGAGAAAGAGCTT CTTCTTAAACAAGTGGCGGAGTACAAGCTGCAGCTGAGAGGCCTGAAGGAGCAAGAAACAGACATGAGGAGTCAG CTTGACATGTACTCCAAAAAGTTTGACGAGTTCCAAGGTACGGTGTCGAAGAGCAACAGCGTCTACAGCGGCTTCAAACAGGACATGGACAAA ATGGCCAAGAAAATGAAGAAGCTGGAGAAAGAGTGCCATTCATGGAAGACGCGCTTTGACAGCTGCAACAAGAATCTCATTGACATGGTGGCTGAT AGAACCATCAAGGAAAAGGAGTTTGAGCTTCTCACCATCAAGAACCAGAAGCTCGAGAGTCTTTGCAGGGCTTTACAGGAGCAAAGGAAGAACCTATGTGAGCAGGTACAGGGAGCTCAACCAGACAAACACCCTTATGAGGAAGCGCAGAAGGAAGGCGGTGAGGTGCCGGAGATTCCTACAGGTCAAAAAGAGGATCATCCAGCTCAGGACACAGGAAACCCCGCCTCCGCTGAATCACTAGCGCAAACAACTCCGCTAACCCAGGCACTGGCTAAACTGAAGGCTGAGCAGGCTCTACTGAAAGAGATCGCTGGTTCTTTCACAATATCTCACACGGCACCCACAGAATCAGCAGATAGTCAGCCACATGGACTCTCCGAGGGCATCGAAGGGCCAAAGGAGATGCAAGCAGAGGAGAGCAAACACCAGGACGTCCACGAGGATCAAAGTCAAGAACAGCGAGATCGGGAGATGGAGTCAGTTGATTAA